Proteins encoded within one genomic window of Rubripirellula tenax:
- a CDS encoding EF-hand domain-containing protein has protein sequence MKSTRTLLAASIATLAIATTSLAQPPEGRGRGPGGPGGDRGGERGGERGGERGGERGQGGPEMMMRMMPVLAALDADKDGALSKAEIDNAAVALRTLDKNNDGSLSAEEMRPSFAGGGREGGPRGEGGPRGGGGPRGEDGARGGMEGRGPDFAANMFKQRDTNGDGKLSGDEIPEQIASRLDKVDTDSDGAISKSEMETAMSRMREGGGGRPGGDRGGRPGGDRPNRPAAE, from the coding sequence ATGAAATCAACACGAACGCTTCTCGCCGCATCGATTGCCACACTCGCGATCGCCACAACATCTTTGGCTCAACCACCCGAAGGACGTGGACGCGGTCCCGGCGGACCTGGTGGTGACCGGGGCGGCGAGCGAGGGGGTGAACGTGGGGGTGAACGAGGGGGTGAACGAGGCCAAGGCGGCCCTGAAATGATGATGCGGATGATGCCCGTCTTGGCGGCGCTGGATGCCGACAAGGACGGAGCTCTTTCCAAGGCCGAAATCGACAACGCGGCCGTTGCATTGCGAACGCTTGACAAGAACAACGACGGATCGCTGTCAGCCGAGGAAATGCGTCCCAGTTTCGCCGGCGGTGGTCGTGAAGGCGGCCCACGCGGCGAAGGTGGCCCGCGTGGTGGAGGTGGTCCACGCGGTGAAGATGGTGCTCGTGGTGGCATGGAAGGTCGCGGTCCAGACTTCGCCGCCAACATGTTCAAGCAACGCGACACCAACGGTGACGGCAAATTGAGCGGCGACGAGATTCCTGAGCAAATTGCCAGCCGGCTCGATAAGGTCGACACCGATAGCGACGGCGCTATCAGCAAGTCGGAAATGGAAACGGCAATGAGCCGCATGCGTGAAGGTGGCGGCGGACGTCCCGGTGGTGATCGCGGCGGACGCCCCGGCGGCGACCGACCCAATCGTCCGGCTGCTGAATAG
- a CDS encoding putative 2-dehydropantoate 2-reductase, translated as MEKLRYAIIGAGALGGLYGGLLARAGFEVHFLFHSDYDYVVEHGLRVETKLGDFHLTDVHAHASASTMPPCDVTIVGLKTTLNHLLDELLVPPTRDGGLVLCLQNGLGSEDACVAVVGPDRVLGGCCFLCSNKVGPGHIRHIDQGRIVFGEYGDRAIDVSSRVQRIADEMQSAGIDAHTTDDLPKTRWKKLMWNIPFNGLSVVLDASTKELVDDPDALALAESLVREVHAGAAACGVHVPEKAIATTIDVTKVMVPYDSSMRLDFLAARPMEIDAILGNPIRAAAEAGFAMPRVESIYRQLKFLDRGRHRSTIP; from the coding sequence ATGGAAAAACTTCGATACGCGATCATCGGCGCCGGTGCCCTGGGTGGTCTTTATGGTGGACTTCTAGCGCGGGCCGGCTTTGAAGTCCACTTTCTATTTCATAGCGACTACGACTATGTCGTCGAGCATGGATTGCGCGTCGAGACGAAACTGGGCGACTTCCACTTAACCGACGTTCACGCCCACGCGTCGGCGTCGACGATGCCGCCGTGCGACGTCACGATCGTAGGCTTGAAGACAACTCTAAATCATCTGCTCGATGAATTGCTGGTCCCACCGACTCGCGATGGCGGATTGGTGCTTTGTCTGCAAAACGGCCTTGGCAGTGAAGACGCCTGCGTTGCCGTCGTCGGTCCTGATCGCGTGCTTGGCGGGTGCTGTTTTTTGTGCAGCAACAAAGTCGGCCCCGGTCACATTCGCCACATCGACCAAGGCCGGATCGTGTTCGGTGAATACGGCGACCGTGCGATCGATGTCAGTTCTCGCGTTCAACGTATCGCTGACGAAATGCAGTCGGCCGGAATCGACGCGCACACCACCGATGACTTGCCGAAGACTCGCTGGAAAAAATTGATGTGGAACATCCCGTTCAACGGCTTGTCCGTCGTGCTCGACGCGTCCACGAAAGAACTGGTTGACGATCCCGATGCGCTTGCGCTGGCCGAATCACTCGTCCGCGAAGTCCACGCCGGTGCCGCGGCATGCGGGGTGCACGTCCCTGAAAAAGCCATCGCAACGACCATCGATGTGACAAAAGTCATGGTACCCTACGACAGCAGCATGCGATTGGACTTTTTGGCCGCTCGACCGATGGAGATCGACGCAATCTTGGGTAACCCGATCCGCGCCGCGGCCGAAGCCGGATTCGCGATGCCGCGTGTCGAATCGATTTACCGACAATTGAAGTTTCTCGACCGCGGCCGACACCGGTCGACAATTCCATAG
- the mdoH gene encoding glucans biosynthesis glucosyltransferase MdoH, which translates to MLRSLIIAGTSAITVTASWAYTRIVAGGVGLNVFEVASIILFALLFAWITFSFLVATAGWIRVLRYGASRSISTEIDGRDSSSRSSTAVLMPVYNESPDRVFAGIRAMLRSLDENGDKTTFDFYVLSDTTDHEVWLSEEQAWSRLTADLPDARVFYRHRPENHARKAGNIADFCSRWGSRYSYMIVLDADSLMEGRTMMSMVDRMDADDQIGILQVPPTPVGRESLFARAQQFAAAAYGRVFVEGFAAWTGSDGNYWGHNAIIRVEPFLDHCDLPVLPGVAPLGGEILSHDFVEAALMLRAGWKIELATDLGGSYEECPPTLADYAVRDQRWCQGNLQHARLVISEGFHPLSRFHFSSGVMAYAASPIWIAFTLLCILGMAVERIRSVSQESIPIGGAMVLFALSMTLLLLPKVFALLAITFDSKLRRSFGGVIRLWAGGMAEILISILLSPIMAMFHTRFVLSALRGTSVKWMAQQRDEHGVRWSDAVKQFGLFSAVGTSLAIATWLAIPRMLIWFSPMLIGLVFSIPIAVAMGSRWWGHAFKRIGLLIIPEETTMPRVCEYQIESHRQSSSVSDHKHVSLFETVIRDPQFHLLHTHIQLATGGSVELPINQSKAIEAAYAASGPSGIPVAVRSDLLCDLKTLRSLHLESQR; encoded by the coding sequence ATGCTGCGATCGTTGATCATCGCGGGGACTTCGGCGATCACGGTCACGGCTTCGTGGGCGTACACGCGGATCGTTGCCGGCGGCGTCGGTTTGAACGTGTTCGAAGTCGCCAGCATCATCTTATTCGCGTTGCTGTTCGCCTGGATTACGTTTTCGTTTCTGGTCGCAACCGCTGGCTGGATTCGTGTTCTCCGCTATGGGGCTTCTCGCTCGATTTCAACCGAGATTGATGGCCGCGATTCGAGTTCCCGGTCGTCGACGGCCGTGCTGATGCCGGTTTACAACGAATCACCGGACCGAGTGTTCGCCGGTATCCGAGCGATGTTGCGATCACTCGACGAAAACGGCGATAAGACCACGTTTGACTTCTATGTCCTCAGCGATACGACGGACCACGAAGTCTGGTTGTCGGAAGAACAGGCATGGTCGCGTTTGACGGCGGATCTTCCCGATGCGCGCGTCTTCTATCGACATCGACCTGAAAATCACGCGAGGAAAGCTGGCAATATCGCCGATTTTTGTTCGCGTTGGGGCAGTCGCTATTCCTACATGATCGTGCTGGACGCAGACAGTTTGATGGAGGGGCGTACCATGATGTCCATGGTCGATCGTATGGATGCCGATGACCAGATCGGCATCCTTCAAGTGCCACCGACGCCGGTCGGACGAGAGTCGTTGTTTGCTCGGGCGCAACAGTTTGCGGCTGCCGCATACGGGCGCGTGTTTGTCGAAGGGTTCGCCGCATGGACGGGTAGTGACGGCAACTATTGGGGGCACAACGCGATCATTCGCGTGGAACCATTCTTGGATCACTGTGACCTTCCGGTGCTTCCGGGCGTGGCCCCGTTGGGCGGCGAGATTCTCAGTCACGATTTCGTCGAAGCGGCGTTGATGTTGCGCGCCGGATGGAAGATCGAATTGGCGACCGACCTCGGCGGAAGCTACGAGGAATGCCCGCCGACGCTCGCCGACTATGCCGTCCGCGACCAGCGTTGGTGCCAAGGCAATCTGCAGCACGCGCGGCTCGTGATCAGCGAAGGGTTTCATCCTCTCTCACGATTTCATTTCTCGTCGGGTGTGATGGCCTATGCTGCTTCGCCAATTTGGATCGCTTTTACGCTGTTGTGCATCTTGGGTATGGCGGTTGAGCGGATTCGATCGGTGTCCCAGGAATCCATCCCGATCGGCGGTGCGATGGTTCTGTTCGCGTTGTCGATGACGCTGCTGTTGCTGCCCAAGGTGTTTGCGTTGCTTGCGATCACTTTCGATTCGAAACTTCGACGCTCGTTCGGCGGTGTGATACGACTTTGGGCCGGCGGCATGGCGGAAATTCTGATCTCGATATTGCTGTCGCCCATCATGGCAATGTTTCATACGCGATTCGTGCTGTCCGCATTGCGGGGAACGAGCGTGAAGTGGATGGCACAGCAACGCGACGAACATGGTGTGCGTTGGTCGGACGCGGTCAAACAATTTGGCCTGTTTTCCGCCGTCGGTACCAGCCTTGCGATCGCGACCTGGTTGGCGATTCCCAGGATGTTGATATGGTTTTCTCCCATGCTGATCGGGCTGGTGTTTTCGATCCCGATCGCAGTCGCAATGGGCAGCCGGTGGTGGGGACACGCGTTCAAGCGGATCGGGTTGTTGATCATTCCCGAAGAAACCACGATGCCACGTGTGTGTGAATATCAAATCGAATCGCATCGACAATCTTCATCGGTGTCAGATCACAAACACGTTTCGTTGTTTGAAACGGTGATTCGTGATCCCCAGTTTCACCTTCTCCACACTCACATCCAGCTTGCCACGGGTGGAAGCGTCGAACTGCCGATCAATCAATCCAAGGCGATCGAAGCGGCATACGCAGCGAGCGGGCCAAGCGGGATTCCGGTTGCCGTCCGGAGTGACTTGCTCTGCGACTTGAAGACATTGCGATCGTTGCACTTGGAGTCTCAGCGCTAG
- the trhO gene encoding oxygen-dependent tRNA uridine(34) hydroxylase TrhO has translation MFSVAALYRFVPLDDHVELREPILQCMIGSDVRGTLLLAGEGINGTVAGPRSGIETLLDFLRLDPRLADLDVKWSTCDEMPFRRSRVRLKKEIVTLGVDGIDPLDSVGTYVDAEDWNALIDDPDVTLVDTRNDYEVAIGTFEGAINPNTESFRDFPEFVASNLDPAKHKKVAMFCTGGIRCEKSTSLLKAAGFENVYHLRGGILKYLETVPAEQSRWEGDCFVFDGRVAVDHDLKESNHVMCFGCGWPVTPAGQQTDDYIAGVQCPHCSGQLTDEQRSRFAERQRQLGTQ, from the coding sequence ATGTTTTCCGTTGCCGCGCTTTATCGATTTGTGCCGCTCGACGATCACGTCGAGCTTCGCGAGCCGATTCTGCAATGCATGATCGGCTCTGATGTGCGTGGCACTTTGTTGCTGGCGGGTGAAGGGATCAATGGAACCGTCGCCGGTCCAAGATCGGGGATCGAGACTCTGCTTGACTTTTTGCGTCTGGATCCGCGACTGGCGGATCTGGATGTGAAATGGTCAACGTGCGACGAAATGCCTTTTCGGCGGTCGCGAGTTCGGTTGAAGAAAGAGATCGTGACGCTGGGCGTGGACGGTATCGATCCGCTCGATTCCGTCGGCACCTACGTCGACGCCGAAGACTGGAACGCGTTGATCGACGACCCCGATGTCACGCTGGTCGATACGCGAAACGACTACGAAGTTGCGATCGGTACGTTCGAAGGGGCGATCAATCCGAACACCGAAAGCTTTCGCGATTTTCCCGAGTTCGTCGCTTCGAATTTGGATCCGGCCAAGCATAAGAAAGTCGCGATGTTTTGCACCGGAGGAATTCGGTGCGAAAAATCGACATCGCTATTGAAAGCCGCCGGTTTCGAGAACGTTTATCATCTCCGTGGTGGCATTTTAAAATATCTTGAAACGGTCCCTGCCGAACAATCGCGTTGGGAAGGCGACTGCTTCGTGTTCGACGGTCGCGTCGCCGTCGATCATGACTTGAAGGAATCAAACCACGTCATGTGCTTCGGTTGCGGTTGGCCGGTAACGCCCGCCGGTCAGCAAACCGACGACTACATCGCGGGCGTCCAGTGCCCGCACTGTTCTGGTCAATTGACCGACGAACAACGATCACGCTTCGCCGAACGCCAACGCCAACTCGGCACGCAATAA
- a CDS encoding efflux RND transporter permease subunit produces the protein MNRSPPRSYGKKVSDVVIRYRWFSLVAGLVIGLAAWPSANRVDFDRSISAMFAADDPTLLAYQELESAFGGNAVVMIVYEDDKFASSDGLVRNEALSAKVAAVPGVAGVLSPSVLNAAVERLRPASLFNRSAALFRKRDPVARGFLEIFAGYTHSSALDRAAVVAMLEPDHLPETIETLRTLASEMSDELESHNVALVGEPVLVHDGFDLIERDGARLAWTTIVLLSAVLLIVLQDLRLVALAALSIVWSVTLTKAIMHWWGIELSLVSTILTAIVTVVSVTAILHLGVAFRTARRRGMSQRAAMTKAMMLLSVPIFWTCATDAAGFAALAISRILPVAQFGIMVAIASIAVFLSLALFAPLILMTGSRWPDATEQKSHGRERLKRLAFQIASWSVRNRGGVIATGVLIAIASVIGLGRAEVETSFLNNFRPQSAIVQDYGNVESNFGGAGVWDIVLDTPDELTEAYMKSVRDLEEELRAIDVDGARLTKVISLADADAVALKVGILKLVSPSTRLSGMQVTMPVFFAALLSDPDDNESAKFRIMLRSEEHLDAGRKTALIDQVRRTVNDSDVGRGGRVTGYYVMMASLVGQMVGDQWRCFAASGVLVWLLLVVATRSVRLATSALLPNLLPVFVVLASVAMMGGKINMGAAMIAAVSIGLSIDGSVHFLAAFRRQIRRGHGGSAASVRAAAGIGAPVVLATVALVIGFGAMTTSEFVPTATFGTLVAATLAIGTFVNLTLLPAIASIGYR, from the coding sequence GTGAATCGCTCACCCCCACGCTCTTACGGAAAGAAAGTTTCCGATGTGGTCATACGCTACCGCTGGTTCAGTCTGGTCGCCGGCCTGGTCATCGGGCTGGCGGCGTGGCCGAGCGCGAATCGAGTCGATTTTGATCGCAGCATCTCCGCAATGTTCGCTGCCGACGACCCAACCCTGTTGGCGTACCAGGAACTCGAATCGGCGTTCGGCGGCAACGCGGTGGTCATGATCGTCTACGAAGACGACAAATTCGCAAGTTCGGATGGCTTGGTACGCAACGAAGCTTTGTCAGCCAAAGTGGCCGCCGTCCCTGGTGTCGCGGGCGTGCTTTCGCCATCGGTACTGAACGCCGCGGTCGAAAGACTTCGTCCGGCGTCGCTCTTCAACCGATCAGCGGCACTGTTTCGAAAACGCGATCCGGTGGCTCGCGGCTTTTTAGAAATCTTCGCCGGCTACACGCATTCGTCCGCGCTCGATCGAGCCGCCGTGGTTGCGATGTTGGAACCGGACCATTTGCCCGAAACCATCGAAACGCTTCGGACGCTAGCCAGCGAAATGTCCGATGAATTGGAATCCCACAACGTTGCCTTGGTCGGCGAACCCGTGTTAGTTCACGACGGCTTTGATTTGATTGAGCGCGACGGCGCGCGTTTGGCTTGGACCACGATCGTCTTGTTGTCGGCGGTGCTACTGATCGTGCTGCAAGATCTGCGTTTGGTCGCGTTGGCGGCTCTGTCGATTGTGTGGTCGGTCACACTGACCAAAGCGATCATGCATTGGTGGGGGATTGAGCTCTCGTTGGTGTCGACGATCTTGACCGCAATCGTGACCGTTGTTTCCGTTACCGCGATCCTGCATCTGGGTGTCGCGTTCCGCACGGCACGACGGCGTGGGATGTCACAACGGGCCGCAATGACCAAAGCGATGATGTTGTTGTCGGTTCCGATCTTTTGGACTTGCGCCACCGATGCCGCAGGATTCGCGGCGTTGGCCATTTCGCGGATCTTGCCCGTCGCCCAATTCGGCATCATGGTTGCTATCGCATCGATCGCCGTCTTTCTTTCGCTGGCGTTGTTTGCGCCGCTGATCTTAATGACCGGCTCGCGTTGGCCCGACGCGACCGAGCAAAAATCACATGGCCGCGAGCGACTGAAGCGTTTGGCATTTCAGATCGCGTCCTGGTCGGTTCGGAATCGCGGTGGAGTGATCGCAACCGGCGTTTTGATTGCAATCGCGTCGGTGATCGGACTGGGGCGCGCCGAGGTCGAGACCAGCTTCCTGAACAATTTCCGCCCGCAAAGTGCGATCGTTCAAGATTACGGAAATGTCGAATCGAATTTTGGGGGCGCCGGTGTTTGGGACATCGTGCTCGACACGCCGGATGAATTGACCGAGGCGTACATGAAATCGGTGCGCGATTTGGAAGAGGAACTGAGGGCGATCGATGTCGACGGTGCCCGTTTGACCAAAGTCATCAGTTTGGCCGACGCCGATGCGGTGGCATTGAAAGTCGGAATTTTGAAACTCGTTTCGCCATCGACGCGATTGTCGGGAATGCAGGTAACGATGCCCGTCTTTTTTGCGGCCCTGTTGTCCGACCCCGACGACAACGAGTCGGCCAAATTTCGAATCATGCTGCGAAGCGAAGAGCACCTCGACGCTGGGCGTAAGACCGCGTTGATTGATCAGGTTCGTCGGACCGTCAACGATAGCGATGTGGGGCGAGGCGGGCGTGTCACCGGGTATTACGTGATGATGGCCAGCTTGGTGGGCCAAATGGTTGGTGATCAATGGCGATGCTTTGCCGCGTCGGGCGTGTTGGTTTGGCTGCTGTTGGTTGTGGCGACGCGGTCGGTGCGGTTGGCGACATCGGCTCTGTTGCCCAATCTGCTGCCTGTGTTTGTGGTGCTGGCGTCCGTGGCGATGATGGGTGGAAAAATCAATATGGGCGCGGCGATGATCGCGGCTGTTTCGATCGGTTTGTCGATCGACGGTTCCGTTCACTTTTTAGCCGCTTTTCGCCGCCAAATACGCCGCGGCCATGGCGGATCTGCGGCATCGGTCCGAGCGGCGGCCGGCATTGGCGCTCCGGTCGTTTTGGCGACGGTTGCCCTAGTGATCGGCTTCGGAGCGATGACGACAAGTGAATTCGTGCCGACGGCGACGTTCGGGACCTTGGTGGCAGCGACGCTTGCAATTGGGACGTTCGTCAACTTGACCCTGTTGCCGGCAATTGCGTCCATCGGCTACCGCTAA
- the tpx gene encoding thiol peroxidase, whose translation MGRTGVITFKGNPMTLEGNDLAVGSAAPEFNLTYADNGLQTLTLADLKGKPSLISVAPSLDTPTCAIQTKKFNEELGKMGDKVNTVTVTRDLPFAQARFCGAEDIKIRTASDYKDHAFGTSYGVTIEELKLLTRAVIVLDSDGKVAYKEIVAEVTQEPDYAAAMAALRMLV comes from the coding sequence ATGGGACGCACTGGAGTCATTACGTTCAAGGGCAATCCGATGACACTCGAAGGCAACGATCTTGCCGTGGGTTCCGCCGCGCCCGAGTTCAATCTGACCTACGCCGACAACGGACTGCAAACGTTGACGTTGGCAGACTTGAAAGGCAAACCGTCGCTGATCAGCGTCGCACCAAGTTTGGATACGCCAACGTGCGCGATCCAAACCAAGAAGTTCAACGAAGAGTTGGGCAAGATGGGCGACAAGGTCAACACCGTCACGGTGACACGAGACCTGCCGTTCGCACAGGCACGTTTCTGTGGTGCGGAAGATATCAAGATTCGAACTGCCAGCGATTACAAGGACCACGCATTCGGCACCAGCTATGGGGTGACGATCGAAGAATTGAAGCTGTTGACCCGCGCGGTCATCGTGCTCGATTCCGACGGAAAGGTCGCCTACAAAGAAATCGTCGCTGAAGTCACTCAAGAACCCGACTATGCTGCGGCCATGGCCGCATTGCGAATGCTGGTCTAG
- a CDS encoding glucoamylase family protein encodes MKRRTFLGGGLSLPLVASQFLRERAMAEPMSSITNALSGRPANDADRVFLDDLERRCYRYFADSADSGTGLIPDRGSTDGSWFSKYASSAACGFGLTAHTIAADRGFITQEEAVDRVRLLLRSLLNIAEHQRGFVYHFFSCKDGKRRRNSEASSIDTALMIAGAMCAASTFHDDLQIVEMANQLYERVDWTWMLGTNDLLHMGWTPEGGMLPYQWDSYSELILLVLLAIGAPNNPIPPKCWQAWRREPVLRFDGEDFLSYPPLFVHQYPMAYFDFRNVRSPSGRSYWDNSVRAHRAQIAFMTELAARYPNQFGHYGADVWGLTSSDSAHGYRDWGGPYQVDRFEPDRGIDGTVVPSAAAGGLAVLPNAALHTLRFQHERYGEKVYGRYGFVNAFNPVTGWIGADVIGIDTGISLAMANNLETGGVWQAFMRHPAATRALQLAGFTRMRS; translated from the coding sequence ATGAAGCGACGCACTTTTCTGGGTGGTGGACTATCGTTGCCACTGGTCGCTAGTCAATTCCTGCGAGAACGCGCAATGGCCGAGCCGATGTCGAGTATCACCAATGCCTTGAGCGGCAGACCAGCCAATGATGCCGATCGAGTGTTTCTGGATGACTTGGAACGTCGTTGCTATCGATACTTCGCGGACTCGGCGGATTCCGGTACCGGCTTGATCCCCGATCGTGGATCGACCGACGGCAGTTGGTTTTCCAAGTACGCCAGCAGCGCGGCGTGCGGCTTCGGTTTGACGGCGCACACGATCGCGGCGGATAGAGGTTTCATCACGCAAGAAGAAGCGGTCGATCGCGTTCGACTGTTGCTACGGTCGCTCTTGAACATCGCCGAGCACCAACGCGGTTTCGTCTATCATTTTTTCAGCTGCAAGGATGGCAAACGACGCCGCAACTCGGAAGCTTCCTCCATCGACACCGCTTTGATGATCGCCGGTGCGATGTGCGCCGCATCGACCTTCCACGACGATTTGCAGATCGTCGAAATGGCGAACCAATTGTATGAACGCGTCGATTGGACATGGATGCTCGGCACGAACGACCTGCTCCACATGGGTTGGACACCCGAGGGCGGGATGCTTCCGTATCAATGGGATTCGTACAGCGAGTTGATCCTATTGGTGTTGTTGGCGATCGGTGCGCCGAACAATCCGATTCCGCCAAAGTGTTGGCAGGCGTGGCGACGTGAACCGGTGCTGCGATTCGATGGCGAAGATTTCTTGAGCTATCCGCCGCTGTTCGTTCATCAGTATCCCATGGCGTACTTTGACTTCCGCAACGTTCGATCACCGAGCGGCCGCAGCTACTGGGACAATTCGGTTCGCGCCCACCGTGCCCAGATCGCCTTCATGACCGAATTGGCCGCGAGGTACCCGAACCAGTTCGGCCACTACGGCGCCGACGTTTGGGGTTTGACCAGCAGCGACAGCGCCCACGGATATCGTGATTGGGGCGGCCCGTACCAAGTCGACCGATTCGAGCCCGACCGAGGCATCGATGGAACGGTGGTCCCCAGCGCGGCGGCCGGCGGGTTAGCCGTGTTGCCCAATGCGGCGCTGCACACGCTGAGATTCCAGCACGAACGCTATGGCGAAAAAGTCTATGGCCGGTACGGATTCGTGAACGCGTTCAACCCCGTCACCGGCTGGATCGGCGCCGACGTGATCGGCATCGACACCGGAATCTCACTGGCGATGGCCAATAATTTGGAAACGGGCGGCGTTTGGCAAGCATTCATGCGGCACCCAGCGGCGACCCGGGCACTGCAGTTGGCCGGATTCACTCGGATGAGATCCTGA
- the zwf gene encoding glucose-6-phosphate dehydrogenase yields MADTIVIFGASGDLTSRKLVPALYRLFAKGRLAAGSKIVGVSRSQFEHEQWRESLRTAAEKFVGKFFTAESWEAFSENIFYHAGDIKDQADFKSLATFLDSIETEEHSGRVYYLSTMPQLYEEAIRQLGKAGLADDSKGYRRVIIEKPFGTDLATAQALNHSIHGVFREDQIYRIDHYLGKETVQNIFALRFANSIFEPIWNRNFVDHVQITVAEEVVIGRRAGYYDTSGILRDMFQNHILQLMMITAMEPPARYDSSLVRDEKVKVLHSVRKMVGSDFANNTIRGQYDGYLKEEGVPPKSQTETYAVLKLYCDNWRWKGVPFFLRSGKGMSCRTTQIVIQFKNVPHILFGEKTRTPVGNRLVIQIQPAEGIQLHFETKVPDSEMKTRTSTMDFSFQQASGTELPDAYQRLLLDAIQGDASLFARSDEVELAWGIIDPIIAAWKSPAAPDLFTYPTGLWGPTEASEWMEEQKREWFDVCPVLN; encoded by the coding sequence ATGGCAGACACGATCGTAATTTTTGGTGCGTCGGGAGACCTAACCAGTCGCAAGCTTGTTCCGGCCCTCTATCGGTTGTTCGCCAAAGGACGATTGGCTGCTGGTTCGAAAATCGTAGGCGTCTCGCGAAGCCAATTTGAACACGAACAATGGCGTGAGTCGTTGCGAACGGCGGCGGAAAAGTTCGTCGGCAAATTTTTCACGGCTGAATCGTGGGAAGCCTTCAGCGAGAACATCTTCTATCACGCCGGCGACATCAAAGACCAAGCCGACTTCAAATCGTTGGCGACTTTTCTGGACTCGATCGAAACAGAAGAACATTCCGGCCGGGTGTACTACCTTTCGACGATGCCCCAGTTGTATGAAGAGGCGATTCGACAGCTCGGCAAAGCCGGCTTGGCCGACGACAGCAAGGGCTATCGCCGTGTCATAATCGAAAAACCGTTCGGCACCGACTTGGCCACTGCCCAAGCGTTGAACCATTCGATCCACGGCGTCTTTCGCGAAGATCAAATCTATCGGATCGACCACTATTTGGGCAAAGAAACCGTCCAAAACATCTTTGCACTGCGTTTTGCCAACAGCATCTTTGAACCGATTTGGAATCGCAACTTCGTCGACCACGTGCAAATCACCGTGGCCGAAGAGGTCGTGATCGGTCGCCGCGCCGGTTACTACGACACGTCGGGCATCCTGCGCGACATGTTCCAGAACCATATTCTTCAGTTGATGATGATCACGGCAATGGAGCCACCAGCGCGATACGATTCTTCGTTGGTCCGGGACGAGAAAGTGAAAGTGCTGCACAGTGTCCGAAAGATGGTCGGCAGCGATTTTGCCAATAACACCATCCGCGGCCAGTACGACGGTTACCTCAAAGAAGAAGGTGTCCCGCCAAAAAGCCAAACCGAGACTTACGCGGTCTTGAAACTGTATTGTGACAATTGGCGCTGGAAAGGCGTCCCGTTCTTCCTGCGCAGCGGAAAGGGCATGTCGTGCCGCACGACTCAAATCGTGATCCAGTTCAAGAACGTGCCGCATATCCTGTTTGGCGAAAAAACGCGAACGCCCGTCGGAAACCGTTTGGTGATCCAGATTCAACCGGCCGAGGGCATCCAGTTGCACTTCGAAACCAAAGTTCCGGATTCCGAAATGAAGACGCGCACCAGCACGATGGATTTCAGTTTCCAACAGGCCAGCGGAACCGAGCTTCCCGATGCCTACCAACGGCTGTTGCTGGATGCGATTCAGGGTGACGCCAGCCTGTTCGCGCGCAGCGACGAAGTCGAATTGGCGTGGGGAATCATCGATCCCATCATCGCGGCCTGGAAGAGCCCCGCGGCCCCGGACCTGTTCACCTACCCGACCGGCCTTTGGGGCCCCACCGAAGCGAGCGAATGGATGGAAGAACAAAAGCGCGAATGGTTCGACGTTTGTCCGGTCTTGAACTAA